A genomic window from Ruminiclostridium cellulolyticum H10 includes:
- a CDS encoding GH-E family nuclease, which produces MSPVITAQKQKENTTGVKSNNIQGYAGSRKPVARKADVVEIIHRLKKDPDSLKRDDVVVLQSTIGNKALGKMLTDLKTKKEQKKDEQGKNKVGAVKSLNGTVAKVEKTKVPDIKVEEKPQKAAPEVSKKTEKQQTNNDNATVDKSIVQSQKKNKNNPVLAQSPQKTYIEKESQEVVSQKKKDKVKETSAPAKSESTTSNKITSGFGGTVKSQNEAPTKKAPAKAPVIKINSEDPGKILNSLGSVPPTEIVNAFSQASSVSETAFEKQKIKTQAKIPVIPTPTGLPSKKGPAKVVNKVKELAHSAISSFKSEKSGGKACEGMPENIKIREGDDVDADDIMQEAKEYTKNAPEIGMTGEADPNQMEGFMNEASQNAGNAKQAELNQTKQDFGENAIAPQEDPTTIKADKAIGGVLPFGVDINKQAPISPEVASRVNPQLNSQLKSFMQGKENEFQKGKTQFDSGISNAKVNADAQIENHKVEARRSQLKEQENTKSEVGGLREQWKNEISTATEEYEKDAGAETEKKKKEVGKIKDEKEGEVKKTLKDAEKDADKECKTAKKDADEEKKKQEEKPKSLAGKIWGGIKKVGKAIVDGISKAVSFIFDKLRQAVKTIFEKAKQLAVGIIEAGRRLIVSAIKGLGTVLKGLVKTLLAKFPGIANKICNLIDKAVNKAVAAVNKAAALLKKGVTAALNFMAKAVDGLFAGLQKLYKTVMAGIKKFLTMDFKKIFGAILEAAEIAAEIALAFATGGGSVLIQIVKWLATTLPQLLRTAGSVMNFVNTIKSIKLKDVLKLLSAAGIAGFLTKGLFGELTGLPKESKDEKDGKEPASGRAEKGLVKVLHALSSVFNVFKGVYNKIAGGVGKILGIINIAVKPWFATFSAIYAGAVKAMDVVGNPVETLSEGAGKLKEAVGSFFGNVKGKLQEIAGSIKSKVAILGQPAQLMKLIANKAVDMVLNFIISHPPSALIKAVFKGIEAIAGKSIVELVRQYIPFADKLFDKIAGSGPVQSLMKPLQGPINNVNGMIDEVTDGATGMVNNAEKSATSTLGSGAKLVTAMGIGKAGGSKANSKGDAKGESKGGGPKGGGDFLGILLSGIHTKLYAIGLRNIAKLGKNLASKVAGGAKAIIGKMLTPKVKFKLGNENHELWVEKGKNKNVVMMASTPDLFENKIKEGKVPDNGEIRDKETIVKKNPSEGTVKDLGKAVQKAKGVSKVAPMTWNEFEAANAGKYDKAEMSKAWEKYKGEYYPNDGKHYLERPYLRQDTINGITRGRGANGTFFDANTLLPIEGTPDIGHVYGREFWRERDKAEDKGWTQSQFNDYMNNSEFYQFEDPKSNRSHQFEDKSK; this is translated from the coding sequence ATGAGCCCAGTTATAACGGCACAAAAACAAAAAGAGAATACTACTGGCGTAAAAAGCAATAACATACAGGGGTATGCCGGGAGCCGCAAGCCAGTTGCCAGAAAAGCGGATGTTGTAGAAATAATACACCGACTTAAAAAGGATCCGGACTCGTTAAAACGTGATGATGTAGTAGTATTACAGAGCACGATAGGAAATAAAGCTCTCGGAAAAATGCTTACAGATTTGAAGACAAAAAAGGAACAAAAGAAGGATGAACAGGGAAAAAATAAGGTAGGTGCCGTAAAATCCCTGAATGGAACAGTTGCAAAAGTTGAAAAAACAAAGGTGCCTGATATAAAAGTTGAAGAAAAGCCTCAAAAGGCTGCTCCTGAAGTTAGTAAGAAAACAGAAAAACAGCAGACGAACAATGATAATGCTACTGTTGATAAGAGTATAGTACAAAGTCAAAAAAAGAATAAAAATAACCCGGTTTTGGCACAGAGCCCACAAAAAACTTATATTGAAAAAGAGAGTCAAGAGGTTGTCTCTCAAAAGAAAAAAGATAAGGTTAAGGAAACAAGTGCACCTGCAAAAAGTGAATCAACTACTTCAAATAAAATAACCTCAGGATTTGGCGGAACTGTAAAGAGTCAGAATGAAGCACCGACAAAGAAGGCTCCCGCTAAAGCACCTGTAATAAAAATAAATTCAGAGGACCCAGGTAAAATATTAAATTCACTTGGAAGCGTTCCTCCAACTGAAATAGTAAATGCATTCTCACAGGCATCATCAGTATCTGAAACTGCTTTTGAAAAGCAAAAAATAAAAACTCAAGCAAAAATACCTGTAATACCAACTCCGACAGGATTACCTTCCAAAAAAGGTCCTGCAAAAGTGGTGAACAAGGTTAAGGAACTGGCTCATTCTGCAATATCCTCATTCAAAAGTGAGAAATCAGGTGGTAAAGCCTGTGAAGGAATGCCGGAAAATATAAAAATACGTGAAGGCGATGATGTTGATGCTGACGACATAATGCAGGAAGCAAAAGAATATACAAAAAATGCCCCGGAGATCGGAATGACAGGAGAAGCTGATCCTAATCAAATGGAAGGCTTTATGAATGAAGCGTCTCAAAACGCCGGGAATGCAAAGCAGGCTGAATTAAACCAAACAAAGCAGGATTTTGGTGAAAACGCCATAGCACCTCAAGAAGACCCAACAACAATAAAAGCGGATAAAGCTATAGGAGGAGTACTTCCATTTGGAGTTGACATAAATAAACAAGCTCCAATATCTCCGGAGGTGGCTTCAAGGGTAAACCCTCAACTGAATTCACAGCTAAAAAGCTTTATGCAGGGCAAGGAAAATGAATTCCAGAAGGGCAAGACCCAGTTTGATTCCGGAATTTCCAATGCAAAAGTAAATGCAGATGCACAGATAGAAAACCACAAAGTAGAAGCAAGGCGTAGCCAGTTAAAGGAGCAGGAAAATACAAAGTCCGAAGTAGGCGGCTTGAGAGAACAATGGAAGAATGAGATAAGCACTGCAACAGAGGAATATGAAAAGGATGCAGGTGCGGAGACAGAAAAGAAGAAAAAAGAAGTAGGAAAAATAAAGGATGAAAAAGAAGGTGAAGTAAAAAAGACTCTTAAAGACGCTGAAAAGGATGCTGACAAGGAATGCAAAACAGCTAAGAAAGATGCGGATGAAGAGAAAAAGAAGCAAGAGGAAAAGCCCAAGAGTCTTGCTGGAAAGATATGGGGCGGCATCAAGAAAGTCGGTAAAGCTATTGTAGATGGTATATCAAAGGCTGTCAGTTTTATATTTGACAAACTACGTCAGGCAGTAAAAACAATATTTGAAAAAGCAAAACAGCTTGCAGTAGGAATAATAGAAGCGGGTCGCAGGCTGATAGTAAGTGCAATAAAGGGATTGGGAACTGTCCTCAAAGGACTTGTAAAAACTCTCCTTGCTAAATTCCCGGGAATAGCAAATAAAATATGTAATTTGATAGATAAAGCCGTAAATAAAGCGGTTGCAGCAGTAAATAAAGCGGCTGCACTTCTGAAAAAGGGAGTAACTGCAGCACTGAACTTTATGGCAAAAGCAGTAGATGGCTTATTTGCCGGTTTACAAAAGCTATATAAGACAGTAATGGCAGGAATAAAGAAGTTCCTTACCATGGACTTCAAAAAGATATTCGGAGCAATCCTTGAGGCCGCAGAAATAGCAGCGGAAATAGCTCTTGCCTTTGCAACAGGCGGAGGAAGTGTGCTGATTCAGATAGTAAAGTGGCTTGCAACCACATTACCACAACTGCTAAGAACAGCAGGTTCGGTAATGAACTTTGTTAATACAATAAAAAGCATAAAACTCAAGGATGTATTAAAACTACTTTCAGCAGCAGGAATAGCAGGATTCCTTACAAAAGGACTGTTTGGAGAATTAACAGGCCTACCAAAGGAAAGTAAGGACGAAAAAGACGGAAAAGAACCTGCATCGGGACGTGCAGAAAAGGGACTTGTCAAAGTACTTCATGCACTATCATCTGTATTCAATGTATTTAAAGGAGTATATAACAAGATTGCAGGAGGAGTAGGCAAGATACTGGGGATAATTAACATAGCCGTAAAACCATGGTTTGCAACCTTCAGTGCAATATATGCAGGAGCAGTAAAAGCAATGGACGTGGTGGGGAATCCTGTAGAGACCTTAAGCGAAGGTGCCGGAAAACTAAAGGAGGCAGTCGGGAGCTTTTTTGGCAATGTAAAGGGCAAGCTCCAGGAAATAGCGGGCAGCATCAAGTCGAAGGTAGCCATACTGGGACAGCCTGCACAGTTAATGAAGTTAATAGCCAACAAGGCTGTAGACATGGTACTGAACTTTATTATCTCACATCCGCCATCAGCACTAATCAAAGCAGTATTCAAAGGAATAGAAGCCATAGCTGGAAAATCCATAGTAGAGCTGGTAAGACAGTACATACCATTTGCAGACAAGCTGTTTGACAAAATCGCCGGTTCAGGCCCTGTGCAAAGTCTGATGAAGCCGCTTCAAGGACCTATAAACAATGTAAATGGAATGATAGATGAGGTAACCGACGGAGCAACAGGCATGGTAAACAATGCGGAGAAGTCAGCTACATCTACTCTGGGCAGCGGAGCAAAACTTGTCACAGCCATGGGCATAGGCAAAGCAGGAGGCAGCAAGGCAAACAGCAAGGGCGACGCCAAGGGAGAAAGCAAAGGAGGAGGACCAAAAGGCGGGGGCGACTTCCTGGGTATATTGTTGTCGGGAATACATACAAAACTCTATGCAATAGGATTAAGAAATATCGCCAAACTGGGCAAAAACCTTGCAAGCAAAGTGGCGGGCGGAGCAAAAGCCATTATAGGGAAAATGCTTACTCCAAAGGTTAAATTCAAGCTTGGAAATGAAAATCATGAGCTGTGGGTGGAAAAAGGTAAGAATAAGAATGTTGTAATGATGGCGAGTACACCTGATTTGTTTGAAAATAAAATAAAAGAAGGAAAGGTACCAGATAATGGAGAAATAAGAGATAAAGAAACAATAGTTAAGAAAAATCCAAGTGAAGGTACTGTAAAAGATTTAGGAAAAGCTGTTCAGAAAGCTAAGGGAGTAAGTAAGGTTGCTCCTATGACTTGGAATGAATTTGAGGCAGCTAATGCAGGTAAATATGATAAGGCTGAAATGAGTAAAGCGTGGGAAAAATATAAAGGAGAATACTATCCAAATGATGGGAAACATTATTTAGAAAGACCATATCTTAGACAAGATACCATAAATGGGATAACAAGAGGTAGAGGTGCAAATGGAACTTTTTTTGATGCAAATACATTATTGCCAATAGAGGGAACACCAGATATAGGTCATGTTTATGGTCGAGAGTTTTGGAGAGAAAGAGATAAAGCAGAGGATAAAGGATGGACACAAAGTCAATTTAATGACTACATGAATAATTCAGAATTTTATCAATTTGAAGATCCTAAGTCCAATAGAAGTCATCAGTTTGAAGATAAAAGTAAATAA
- a CDS encoding HYR domain-containing protein, with amino-acid sequence MKEEKSPFKAKSKSISMLHRWVCYILLGVLSFSLAVVLSDGETYSAESSGAALYAVSPLNQQMMLSQPSPAVTGGRGFMMPLTVIAKDAEGKPLAGIPVTFEVSESKKVIAQMRGSESRFITTTTDINGMASCVNTYTGYVGEGYQLYSLLAGSIENLQVKANVPGWNTVTFTVQVGTYGANLVDITPPLMTVSAKDDTGAAYIAGKWTNHTVTVYYEAKDTMSSIKSCTPEQVFSVDGANMTSTGTAVDSANNSSTLTFGPICVDKSAPSTTAILPKPIALGWHQKNITINFDGMDSYSGVEYIYYRIGNGEEIKLPGPSASVVVESEGIEDIYYYSVDKAGNKESIKTISTKLDKSAPILECKINPESNEDGWNDTNVTVNLKTSDLYSGVRELHYKIGETGIENIIQGTQASFTVNSEGITDVIYWAVDNVGNISPQKCTQVKIDKTNPAVYPPKDITVEATAVKTPLDIGVATVEDMSEFELTNDAPADGFPVGTTTVTWKARDKVGNMTSAVQTITVKDTIAPVLTVQGDIVVEAAGVGTKVSLPPAKATDVFPVAISNDAPEEFPVGETTVTWTAEDANKNITKATEKVIVIDSTKPVLTVPENMTVEAIGRRTPVNIGQALATDIFKVDITNNAPADYPVGKATVTWKATDANGNVTTKDQIIIVQDTKAPDLVIPKDITIEASDRNMVLDIGQATATDIFNVTVISNAPEYYTVGTKPVVWQATDENGNITTKVQNITVTDTTKPVIKPLADIKVEATGILTPVQIQLPEVYDIFPVVISSNCPETKLFTIGTTTIKWKVIDENGNESIVEQHITVEDTTKPLLTVPKDIKVEATGIRTPVNIGQAVASDIFSVNIKNNAPDDYSIGTTKVIWTATDANGNITIGYQNVTVEDTTKPVLSVPGDKKVEATAIRTHVDPGIATAKDIFPVTIKNNAPTDYPIGSTPITWTATDENNNEDTKIQSITIVDTTKPLLIIPADITIEATQVRTPLDIGKAEAKDIFPVKVENNAPVDYPVGITKVVWKATDANGNVSEALQNIIVKDTTKPVLTVPNDITLEATAKLTPVDIGKADAKDIFPVEIKNNAPEAYRLGTTVVTWTATDANGNTITKTQNITITDKTCPNLEVPEDITIEATAVNTPVEIGEATATDIFEVNVSNNKLESYPVGTTEVTWTATDANGNVTTKVQKVTVQDTTSPELEIPQDITIEATAVNTPVEIGEATATDIFEVNVSNNKLESYPLGTTEVTWTATDANGNVITKVQKVTVQDTTNPELEIPQDITIEATAVNTPVEIGEATATDIFEVTVSNNKLESYPVGTTEVTWTATDANGNVTTKVQKVTVQDTTNPELEIPQDITIEATAVNTPVEIGVATATDIFEVNVSNNKLESYPVGTTEVTWTATDANGNVTTKVQKVTVQDTTNPELEIPQDITIEATAVNTPVEIGEATATDIFEVNVSNNKLESYPVGTTEVTWTATDANGNVTTKVQKVTVQDTTNPGLEIPQDITIEATAVNTPVEIGEATATDIFEVNVSNNKFESYPVGTTEVTWTATDANGNVTTKVQKVTVQDTTNPGLEIPQDITIEATAVNTPVEIGEATATDIFEVNVSNNKLESYPVGTTEVTWTATDANGNVTTKVQKVTVQDTTNPGLEIPQDITIEATVVNTPVEIGEATATDIFEVNVSNNKLESYPVGTTEVTWTATDANGNVTTKVQKVTVQDTTNPGLEIPQDITIEATAVNTPVEIGEATATDIFGVNVSNNKLESYPVGTTEVTWTATDANGNVTTKVQKVTVQDTTNPGLEIPQDITIEATAVNTPVEIGEATATDIFEVNVSNNKLESYPVGTTEVTWTATDANGNVTTKVQKVTVQDTTKPVMSVPQDIISEATAVNTPVEIGEATATDIFEVTVSNNKLESYPVGTTEVTWTATDANGNATTKVQKVTVQDTTKPVMSVPQDIISEATAIRTPVEIGKATAIDIFHVDITNDGLLDYPLDITKVTWTATDENGNITTGYQNITIRDTTKPKLTVPANITVEATAVRTPVSIGRATAIDIFPIMLLNDAPKDYPIGKTTVTWMARDINGNESQAEQYITIKDTTPPVLKIPADITVAATGSRTKVLIGTATATDIFGANVSNDAPADFPVGKTAVTWTATDANGNITKAVQYINVVQKYVVKSFNATTSATTNSIDPRIMFENTGKTEFKLSDLKIRYYFTSDSDKDQSYWCDYAEIKGASGQRNITSSVKGSSVLFTGTQCDHYIEITFSGSTETLKPGESVLVQGRFSKADWSNYTQTNDYSFNPTAKDYTETSKITVYSSGNLIGGIEP; translated from the coding sequence ATGAAAGAAGAAAAATCGCCATTTAAGGCAAAGAGTAAAAGTATTAGTATGCTGCATAGGTGGGTATGTTATATCCTTCTTGGGGTACTGTCATTTTCGTTGGCAGTAGTATTAAGTGACGGGGAGACATATTCTGCTGAAAGCTCAGGAGCTGCTTTGTATGCGGTTTCTCCGCTCAATCAACAAATGATGTTATCACAGCCTTCACCGGCAGTAACCGGGGGACGTGGATTTATGATGCCTCTGACGGTTATAGCGAAAGATGCTGAAGGAAAGCCCCTTGCAGGTATTCCGGTTACTTTTGAAGTTTCCGAAAGTAAAAAAGTAATTGCTCAAATGAGAGGCAGTGAAAGCAGGTTTATTACTACTACAACTGATATAAATGGTATGGCATCTTGTGTAAATACATATACAGGCTATGTAGGCGAAGGCTACCAGCTGTATTCATTGCTTGCAGGCTCAATAGAAAATCTGCAGGTAAAGGCAAATGTTCCCGGATGGAATACTGTAACCTTTACAGTTCAGGTAGGTACATATGGGGCAAATCTTGTAGATATTACGCCTCCGCTGATGACTGTCAGTGCAAAAGATGATACCGGTGCAGCATATATAGCGGGAAAATGGACTAATCACACTGTTACGGTATACTATGAAGCTAAAGATACAATGTCCTCCATAAAAAGCTGCACACCGGAGCAGGTTTTCTCGGTAGATGGTGCAAATATGACATCTACAGGTACAGCGGTTGATAGTGCAAACAATAGTTCGACTCTGACATTCGGTCCCATATGTGTTGATAAATCTGCACCATCTACCACTGCCATATTACCAAAACCAATAGCACTTGGATGGCACCAAAAAAATATAACAATTAATTTTGACGGAATGGATTCTTATTCAGGCGTGGAATATATTTATTACAGGATTGGAAACGGTGAGGAAATCAAACTTCCCGGCCCAAGTGCATCAGTAGTCGTTGAATCAGAAGGAATAGAAGATATTTACTATTATTCGGTTGACAAAGCCGGAAATAAAGAAAGTATTAAAACGATATCTACCAAGCTAGACAAGTCTGCTCCCATTTTAGAGTGCAAAATAAATCCTGAAAGTAATGAAGATGGCTGGAATGACACTAATGTTACTGTTAACCTTAAAACATCGGATTTATATTCAGGTGTAAGAGAACTTCATTACAAAATAGGTGAAACTGGTATAGAGAATATAATTCAGGGAACCCAGGCCTCATTTACGGTAAATAGCGAGGGAATTACTGATGTAATCTACTGGGCTGTAGATAACGTGGGGAATATCAGTCCACAGAAATGTACCCAAGTAAAGATTGATAAAACAAATCCAGCGGTATACCCACCTAAAGATATAACTGTTGAAGCAACTGCAGTAAAAACACCTTTGGATATAGGAGTTGCGACCGTTGAAGATATGTCGGAATTTGAACTCACAAACGACGCACCGGCAGACGGATTCCCTGTTGGAACAACTACTGTAACATGGAAAGCAAGGGATAAAGTCGGAAATATGACTTCGGCTGTGCAGACGATTACAGTAAAAGATACCATAGCACCTGTGCTTACGGTACAAGGTGATATAGTTGTTGAAGCTGCCGGGGTAGGAACCAAGGTTTCACTTCCTCCTGCAAAAGCAACGGATGTATTCCCTGTAGCTATTTCAAACGATGCTCCCGAAGAATTTCCGGTAGGAGAGACAACTGTTACATGGACTGCAGAGGATGCAAATAAAAATATTACTAAAGCCACTGAAAAAGTAATAGTAATTGATTCAACAAAACCTGTTCTTACTGTTCCTGAAAATATGACGGTAGAAGCAATTGGAAGAAGAACACCTGTAAATATAGGTCAAGCTTTGGCAACAGATATATTTAAAGTGGATATAACCAACAATGCTCCTGCTGACTATCCAGTCGGAAAAGCTACAGTTACGTGGAAAGCAACAGATGCAAACGGTAATGTAACAACCAAGGATCAGATAATAATTGTTCAGGATACCAAAGCACCTGACTTGGTTATTCCAAAAGATATAACAATTGAAGCATCCGACAGAAATATGGTATTGGACATCGGTCAAGCAACTGCGACAGATATATTTAATGTCACAGTTATCAGTAATGCTCCTGAATACTATACTGTAGGAACAAAACCTGTAGTCTGGCAGGCTACTGATGAAAACGGCAATATTACAACCAAAGTTCAGAATATTACAGTAACAGACACAACTAAACCCGTAATAAAACCACTTGCAGATATAAAAGTCGAGGCTACTGGAATTTTGACGCCCGTACAGATACAGTTACCTGAAGTCTATGACATATTTCCTGTTGTAATTTCCAGCAATTGTCCCGAAACTAAGCTATTTACTATAGGAACTACCACTATAAAGTGGAAGGTAATTGATGAAAATGGAAATGAAAGCATTGTTGAACAGCACATTACAGTAGAAGATACTACAAAACCGCTACTGACAGTACCAAAAGACATAAAAGTTGAGGCAACGGGAATAAGAACTCCTGTCAACATAGGACAAGCCGTAGCAAGTGATATATTCAGTGTAAATATAAAAAATAATGCTCCCGATGACTATTCAATTGGTACAACCAAAGTAATATGGACAGCAACTGACGCAAATGGCAATATAACTATTGGCTATCAGAACGTAACCGTGGAGGACACAACAAAACCTGTTCTTTCAGTACCCGGGGACAAGAAGGTGGAAGCAACTGCCATAAGAACACACGTAGACCCTGGTATAGCTACAGCAAAAGATATATTCCCAGTTACAATAAAAAACAATGCTCCAACAGATTATCCTATTGGAAGCACACCTATTACATGGACGGCAACTGATGAAAATAACAACGAAGATACCAAGATTCAGAGTATTACTATTGTAGATACAACAAAGCCTTTATTAATTATCCCTGCGGATATAACAATTGAGGCAACTCAGGTAAGAACACCATTAGACATAGGCAAAGCAGAAGCCAAGGATATTTTCCCAGTAAAGGTTGAGAATAATGCTCCGGTCGATTATCCTGTTGGAATTACAAAAGTTGTGTGGAAAGCAACAGATGCAAACGGAAATGTAAGCGAAGCTTTACAGAACATAATTGTAAAGGATACTACAAAACCTGTTTTAACAGTACCAAATGATATTACCTTGGAGGCTACTGCTAAACTAACTCCTGTTGATATCGGGAAGGCTGATGCAAAAGATATTTTCCCTGTAGAAATTAAAAATAACGCACCTGAGGCTTATCGCCTTGGAACGACAGTCGTTACATGGACAGCGACTGATGCAAACGGAAACACAATAACAAAAACACAAAATATAACCATTACAGATAAAACATGTCCAAACCTTGAAGTACCCGAGGACATAACAATCGAAGCAACAGCAGTAAATACACCTGTGGAAATAGGTGAAGCGACAGCAACAGATATATTCGAAGTAAATGTCAGCAATAACAAGCTTGAAAGCTATCCTGTGGGAACAACAGAAGTTACATGGACAGCAACTGATGCAAACGGAAATGTAACAACCAAGGTTCAGAAAGTGACAGTACAAGATACAACAAGCCCTGAATTGGAAATACCACAGGACATAACAATCGAAGCAACAGCAGTAAATACACCTGTGGAAATAGGTGAAGCAACAGCAACAGATATATTCGAAGTAAATGTCAGCAATAACAAGCTTGAAAGCTATCCTTTGGGAACAACAGAAGTTACATGGACAGCAACTGATGCAAACGGAAATGTAATAACCAAGGTTCAGAAAGTAACAGTACAAGATACAACAAATCCTGAATTGGAAATACCACAGGACATAACAATCGAAGCAACAGCAGTAAATACACCTGTGGAAATAGGTGAAGCGACAGCAACAGATATATTTGAAGTAACTGTCAGCAATAACAAGCTTGAAAGCTACCCTGTGGGAACAACAGAAGTTACATGGACAGCAACCGATGCAAACGGAAATGTGACAACCAAGGTTCAGAAAGTGACAGTACAAGATACAACAAACCCTGAATTGGAAATACCACAGGACATAACAATCGAAGCAACAGCAGTAAATACACCTGTGGAAATAGGTGTAGCAACAGCAACAGATATATTCGAAGTAAATGTCAGCAATAACAAGCTTGAAAGCTACCCTGTGGGAACAACAGAAGTTACATGGACAGCAACTGATGCAAACGGAAATGTAACAACCAAGGTTCAGAAAGTGACAGTACAAGATACAACAAACCCTGAATTGGAAATACCACAGGACATAACAATCGAAGCAACAGCAGTAAATACACCTGTGGAAATAGGTGAAGCAACAGCAACGGATATATTCGAAGTAAATGTCAGCAATAACAAGCTTGAAAGTTATCCCGTGGGAACAACAGAAGTTACATGGACAGCAACTGATGCAAACGGAAATGTAACAACCAAGGTTCAGAAAGTAACAGTACAAGATACAACAAATCCTGGATTGGAAATACCACAGGACATAACAATCGAAGCAACAGCAGTAAATACACCTGTGGAAATAGGTGAAGCGACAGCAACAGATATATTCGAAGTAAATGTCAGCAATAACAAGTTTGAAAGTTACCCTGTGGGAACAACAGAAGTTACATGGACAGCAACTGATGCAAACGGAAATGTAACAACCAAGGTTCAGAAAGTGACAGTACAAGATACAACAAATCCTGGATTGGAAATACCACAGGACATAACAATCGAAGCAACAGCAGTAAATACACCTGTGGAAATAGGTGAAGCAACAGCAACAGATATATTCGAAGTAAATGTCAGCAATAACAAGCTTGAAAGCTATCCTGTGGGAACAACAGAAGTTACATGGACAGCAACTGATGCAAACGGAAATGTAACAACCAAGGTTCAGAAAGTAACAGTACAAGATACAACAAATCCTGGATTGGAAATACCACAGGACATAACAATCGAAGCAACAGTAGTAAATACACCTGTGGAAATAGGTGAAGCAACAGCAACAGATATATTCGAAGTAAATGTCAGCAATAACAAGCTTGAAAGCTATCCTGTGGGAACAACAGAAGTTACATGGACAGCAACTGATGCAAACGGAAATGTAACAACCAAGGTTCAGAAAGTAACAGTACAAGATACAACAAATCCTGGATTGGAAATACCACAGGACATAACAATCGAAGCAACAGCAGTAAATACACCTGTGGAAATAGGTGAAGCAACAGCAACAGATATATTCGGAGTAAATGTCAGCAATAACAAGCTTGAAAGCTATCCTGTGGGAACAACAGAAGTTACATGGACAGCAACTGATGCAAACGGAAATGTAACAACCAAGGTTCAGAAAGTAACAGTACAAGATACAACAAATCCTGGATTGGAAATACCACAGGACATAACAATCGAAGCAACAGCAGTAAATACACCTGTGGAAATAGGTGAAGCAACAGCAACGGATATATTCGAAGTAAATGTCAGCAATAACAAGCTTGAAAGTTACCCTGTGGGAACAACAGAAGTTACATGGACAGCAACTGATGCAAACGGAAATGTAACAACCAAGGTTCAGAAAGTAACAGTACAAGATACAACCAAACCCGTAATGAGTGTTCCGCAAGACATAATATCCGAAGCAACAGCAGTAAATACACCTGTGGAAATAGGCGAAGCGACAGCAACAGATATATTTGAAGTAACTGTCAGCAATAACAAGCTTGAAAGTTACCCTGTGGGAACAACAGAGGTTACATGGACAGCAACTGATGCAAACGGAAATGCAACAACCAAGGTTCAGAAAGTAACAGTACAAGATACAACCAAACCAGTAATGAGTGTTCCGCAAGACATAATATCCGAAGCAACAGCAATAAGAACACCTGTTGAAATTGGAAAAGCAACAGCCATTGACATTTTCCACGTGGATATTACAAACGACGGTTTGCTTGATTATCCGCTGGATATAACAAAAGTAACCTGGACAGCAACCGATGAAAATGGAAATATTACAACAGGCTATCAAAATATAACAATCAGAGATACCACTAAGCCTAAATTGACCGTTCCTGCGAACATAACCGTGGAAGCAACAGCAGTAAGGACACCTGTAAGCATTGGCAGAGCCACTGCAATTGATATATTCCCGATAATGTTACTAAATGATGCACCTAAAGACTATCCAATAGGAAAAACAACCGTAACCTGGATGGCAAGAGATATTAACGGTAATGAGTCACAGGCTGAGCAGTACATTACAATAAAAGATACAACACCACCTGTGTTGAAAATACCAGCAGACATTACAGTTGCTGCAACTGGTTCACGAACCAAAGTATTAATTGGGACGGCGACAGCAACAGATATATTCGGTGCAAATGTATCAAATGACGCTCCGGCAGATTTCCCTGTTGGAAAAACAGCCGTAACATGGACTGCAACAGATGCTAACGGTAATATTACCAAAGCTGTACAGTACATAAACGTTGTTCAGAAATATGTAGTAAAATCATTTAATGCAACCACAAGTGCAACAACAAATTCAATTGATCCTAGGATAATGTTTGAAAACACAGGGAAAACAGAGTTTAAACTTTCAGACTTAAAAATAAGATATTATTTTACCTCTGACAGTGACAAGGATCAGAGCTATTGGTGTGATTATGCTGAAATAAAAGGTGCTTCGGGACAGAGAAACATTACTTCTTCTGTAAAGGGAAGTAGTGTACTATTCACAGGTACACAGTGTGACCACTACATAGAAATAACTTTCTCTGGCAGTACTGAAACACTTAAACCGGGAGAAAGTGTATTGGTTCAGGGAAGATTTTCAAAGGCAGACTGGTCAAACTACACACAAACAAATGACTACTCATTTAACCCAACAGCTAAAGATTATACTGAAACATCAAAAATAACCGTATACTCCTCAGGGAATCTCATAGGAGGAATAGAGCCGTAA